The nucleotide window GTGACTGCCGACCGGAAACGCCTCACCACTCTGTTCGAGAACCTGTTCGACAACGCCGTCGGGGTCGGCGGGCCCTCCGTCACGGTCACCGTTCGCGCCCGCGAGGGCGGCCCGGGGTTCGTCGTCGCCGACGACGGCCCCGGCTTCGATGCCGACGACCCGACGGAGCTGTTTCAGTACGGTGCCACGGTGGAGGCCGCGGGCACCGGCCTCGGGCTAGCGCTCGTCCGCGACATCGCCGAAGCCCACGGCTGGACCGTCGACGTGGCGTCGTCGGACGACGGGGCGACGTTCGTGTTCTGCACCGACGGTGACGAGGATCACGCCGCCGGCACGACTCGGTGACGGAGAACGACACACGCCGGGCGTGTCGGCGTCGAGATCTCGCCGCCACCCCACGGATACTTGGGCCCGGGCGACGGCAACTGTGGGTATGCAAGCCGTCACGCTCGGTCCAGCCGGGACGTACTCACACCGCGCCGCGGGCGCCGTCGCCGACGAGGTGGCCTTCCGGGAGTCCGTGACGGCCATCGTCGAGGCCGTCGTCGCCGGGGAGTTCGGTCGCGGGGTCGTCCCGGTGGAGAACAGCATCGAGGGGTCGGTGACGGAGAGTCTGGACGCGCTCGCCGACGACGGTGTCGCCGTCCTCCGAGAGGTGGTGACGCCCATCCGACACGCTCTGTTGGCACAGTCGTCGGACTTCTCGTTGGTCGCCTCACACTCGCAGGCGCTGGCGCAGTGTCGGGAGTACCTGGAACGGGAACACCCGGACTGTCGCCGCGAGGCCGTCGCCTCCACGGCCCGCGGCGTCGCCCGCGCCCGCGAGGACGACGGCGTCGCCGCGATCGGTCACCCGGCCAACGCCACGGAGGCGGAGCCGACGCTGTCCGTGCTCGCCGAGGACATCCAGGATCGGTCGTCGAACGCCACCCGCTTCCTCGTCGTCGGGCCGGAGTCGAAGCGGTCGGCCGCCGGGGGCAAGACCTCCGCCGTCGTCTACCCGGCCGCGAACTACCCCGGGCTCCTGTTGGAGCTGCTGGAGGCGTTCGCCGACCGCGACATCAACCTCACGCGGGTGGAGTCGCGCCCGAGCGGGGAACGGCTCGGCGACTACCTGTTCCACGTCGACTTCGAGGCCGGACTGTACGAGGACCGCGCGGCCGCCGCCGTCGACGCCGTCCGCGACATGGTCGCCGAGGAGGGCTGGGTCCGCGTGCTGGGGTCGTACGACACGGAACACGTGGTCGCCTGACGCGCCGCGGGCGCCTCCGTCGGCGGGAGCGCCACACCCGCCGACGCCTCACTCGAACGTCGATCGGACGCGACGCATCGCGGCGAGCGTGCCGTCGAAGTACGACTCCGACAACACGGTGTCTGCGGCCGCGCGTGCGGTCGCGTCGCAGTTGGCGACGGCGAAGCTCCGGCCGGCGGTCTCGAAGGTGGAGGCGTCGTTCTCGCTGTCGCCGACGGCGACGAACTCGGCGGGGTCGCGGTCCAGCGCCGCCGCGACAAGTTCGAGCCCGTGCCCCTTGCTGGCGTCGGGCGCCTTCAGGTGGTAGGCGTAGCCGGTGTCCAGCAGCTCCAGGTCGAACTCGGCCGCGACCTCGCGCAGCAACGACTCGTCTGCGGTGAGTCTGGCGGCCACCTCCGTCTCCCGCCAGCGGTTGACCGTGTCGGCGTCGCCCCAGCCGAGGTCACCGCCGCGGTCGCGGAACGCGGCCGTCGCCCGTTGGACGCGGTCGGGGTCGCCGGCGTACGACACCGCCCCGCCGACGAGCGTGACGCCGCCGTTCTCGGCGATCACGCGCTCGGCCACGTCGAGGAAGCCACACAGCGCGACCGGGTACGGGAACGCCTTACCCGTGGCCAGCACGACCGGGGCGGGCCAGGCCGGCAGTTCCGCGAAC belongs to Halobaculum sp. MBLA0143 and includes:
- the pheA gene encoding prephenate dehydratase; translated protein: MQAVTLGPAGTYSHRAAGAVADEVAFRESVTAIVEAVVAGEFGRGVVPVENSIEGSVTESLDALADDGVAVLREVVTPIRHALLAQSSDFSLVASHSQALAQCREYLEREHPDCRREAVASTARGVARAREDDGVAAIGHPANATEAEPTLSVLAEDIQDRSSNATRFLVVGPESKRSAAGGKTSAVVYPAANYPGLLLELLEAFADRDINLTRVESRPSGERLGDYLFHVDFEAGLYEDRAAAAVDAVRDMVAEEGWVRVLGSYDTEHVVA
- a CDS encoding HAD hydrolase family protein translates to MTTDDLPPLALDIDGTLTDGSGRIDPRAFAELPAWPAPVVLATGKAFPYPVALCGFLDVAERVIAENGGVTLVGGAVSYAGDPDRVQRATAAFRDRGGDLGWGDADTVNRWRETEVAARLTADESLLREVAAEFDLELLDTGYAYHLKAPDASKGHGLELVAAALDRDPAEFVAVGDSENDASTFETAGRSFAVANCDATARAAADTVLSESYFDGTLAAMRRVRSTFE